The following are encoded together in the Arcticibacterium luteifluviistationis genome:
- a CDS encoding glycoside hydrolase family protein yields MLNREELRNYIVSNEGLRQRAYNDSLGIPTIGVGFNLNRHDANWRLSELGLNYEHVYYGRQELTIDQINHLLDSDLDNSISSVQKLFPNFNQFSSKRQIVLVDLVFNLGINRLSTFVKMIAAINEGNWQTAAKELENSNYYTQVGRRGIRNSLLLVQDDLTNAPESQPQKKRHWLWRLFFN; encoded by the coding sequence ATGCTTAACAGAGAAGAATTAAGAAATTATATTGTTTCAAACGAAGGTTTAAGACAAAGAGCTTACAACGACTCTTTAGGCATCCCAACTATTGGTGTAGGTTTTAACTTAAACAGGCACGATGCCAATTGGAGATTATCTGAATTAGGCTTAAACTATGAACATGTTTATTATGGGAGACAAGAATTAACAATAGACCAAATAAATCACTTACTCGATAGCGATTTAGATAATTCAATTAGTAGTGTTCAAAAGCTTTTCCCAAACTTCAATCAATTTTCGAGTAAACGACAAATTGTCCTAGTTGACCTGGTTTTTAATTTGGGAATTAACAGGTTGTCAACCTTTGTCAAGATGATTGCAGCAATAAATGAAGGAAATTGGCAGACAGCTGCGAAAGAATTAGAAAATTCAAATTATTACACTCAAGTAGGAAGAAGAGGAATACGTAATAGTCTTTTATTGGTACAAGATGACCTAACAAATGCCCCTGAATCACAACCTCAAAAAAAACGACACTGGCTTTGGAGGCTTTTTTTCAATTAG
- a CDS encoding alpha/beta hydrolase family protein yields MKKTYLSLIAVLIAFSVQAQNEFIYGDALPDAPELAKRGPHKVGVKTLEFVHKNQVDIINSKDGVDAFYDRDLKVEVWYPADVADENPVILYDEVMGTANDEKRPLIPFQFKGRASRNAKLKSSSSKYPLIVVSHGYVGSRFLMTYLTENLASKGYIVAAIDHKESTFRDANAFHSTLLNRAQDIHFVVNEMAKLPFTSKVMDSENIGIIGYSMGGYGSLNVAGAGYSAGLAKFFGSMTGGSKAIDVLTTGNEKYEAAFDSRIKAVVAFAPWGMARGIWDAEGLKGLKIPTFFVAGSQDDVSGYEKGIKAIYEGATNVERYMLTYDNARHNVAPNPPPAESLEEGLPFDEYYRYAEPSWDERRINNINQHFVTAFMDTKLKQKDHAKYLDLKPNSNDSTWEGFKDRSSTGLELLHAGAGE; encoded by the coding sequence ATGAAAAAAACTTACTTAAGTTTAATCGCAGTCCTTATTGCGTTTTCTGTTCAAGCCCAAAACGAATTTATTTATGGCGATGCCCTGCCAGATGCTCCTGAATTAGCAAAAAGAGGTCCGCATAAAGTGGGTGTAAAGACCTTAGAGTTTGTTCATAAAAACCAAGTGGATATTATCAACTCTAAGGACGGCGTAGACGCCTTTTATGACCGAGACTTAAAAGTGGAAGTGTGGTACCCTGCCGATGTGGCAGATGAAAACCCAGTGATATTATACGACGAGGTAATGGGAACAGCCAATGACGAAAAACGCCCATTAATTCCTTTTCAGTTTAAAGGCCGAGCTAGTAGAAATGCCAAGCTTAAAAGCAGCTCTAGCAAATACCCGCTTATAGTGGTTTCACATGGTTATGTGGGTTCTAGATTCTTAATGACTTATTTGACAGAAAACTTGGCTTCTAAAGGGTACATAGTAGCCGCTATAGACCATAAGGAGTCCACTTTTAGAGATGCCAATGCATTTCACAGCACCTTATTAAACAGAGCTCAGGACATTCATTTTGTGGTAAACGAAATGGCAAAACTGCCTTTTACCAGTAAAGTAATGGACTCTGAAAACATAGGAATTATAGGCTACTCTATGGGTGGTTATGGTTCTTTAAATGTAGCTGGTGCTGGATACTCAGCCGGTTTAGCGAAGTTTTTTGGTAGCATGACAGGTGGCAGCAAAGCCATTGATGTGCTAACTACTGGAAACGAAAAATACGAAGCAGCTTTTGATAGCAGAATTAAAGCGGTAGTGGCTTTTGCCCCATGGGGAATGGCCAGAGGAATTTGGGATGCTGAAGGACTTAAAGGTTTAAAAATACCAACCTTCTTTGTGGCAGGAAGCCAAGACGATGTATCTGGTTATGAAAAAGGCATTAAGGCCATTTATGAAGGTGCTACCAATGTGGAACGCTACATGCTGACTTACGATAACGCCAGACATAATGTAGCTCCAAACCCACCACCTGCAGAGTCTTTAGAAGAAGGATTACCTTTTGATGAGTATTACAGATATGCCGAACCATCATGGGACGAAAGACGCATCAATAACATTAACCAGCATTTTGTAACTGCGTTTATGGATACCAAACTAAAGCAAAAAGACCATGCAAAATACCTAGACCTAAAACCAAACTCAAACGATAGCACATGGGAAGGTTTTAAAGACAGGTCTTCTACTGGCTTGGAATTATTGCATGCTGGGGCTGGAGAGTAA
- a CDS encoding PAS domain-containing sensor histidine kinase, with amino-acid sequence MENKLSSAISELALKEEKRAAELIIAKKELVFQNKEIKKRASELIEANKELAFQNDEKEKRATELGIANKELAFQNDEKEKRAAELVIANKELAFQNDEKEKRAAELVIANHELAFQNNEKEKRATELGIANKELNQSQKLLQLSLKEASEYKDALDETTIIAITDQKGIIKKVNSNFCKISKYTEEELIGQDHKILNSGYHSKAFIHDLWKTIAKGKTWKGEFKNKAKDGTFYWVDTTIVPFLNKENKPYQYLAIRVDITQRKASEEDLKSANIDLVFQNEEKEKRAAELGIANKKLAFENEEKEKRAAELGVANKELAFENEEKGKRAAELIVANKELVFQNEEKEKRAAELTSANKELESFTYISSHDLQEPLRKIQIFASRLLSDESQNLSDKGKRHVTGMHDAANRMQVLITDLLAYSRTTTLERKFESTDLNTIIASVLSDFSETIAEKNAIVHVGHMCHALIIPFQFRQLMHNVIGNALKFSQADLPPLISIESSILKGNKVENQNLLPDKDYCHITITDNGIGFEPRYKDHIFELFKRLHDKEKISGTGIGLTIVKKIVENHHGIITATSELNKGATFDIYIPAS; translated from the coding sequence ATGGAAAATAAATTATCCAGTGCTATCTCTGAGCTCGCTTTGAAAGAAGAAAAACGTGCAGCAGAGTTAATCATAGCGAAAAAGGAACTTGTTTTTCAGAATAAAGAGATAAAAAAAAGAGCCTCAGAATTAATAGAAGCCAACAAAGAGCTTGCTTTCCAAAATGACGAAAAGGAAAAACGGGCCACAGAGTTAGGCATTGCCAACAAAGAACTCGCTTTTCAAAACGATGAAAAGGAAAAGCGGGCGGCAGAATTAGTTATTGCCAACAAAGAGCTTGCTTTCCAAAACGACGAAAAAGAAAAACGGGCGGCAGAATTAGTTATAGCTAACCATGAGCTGGCCTTTCAAAATAACGAAAAGGAAAAACGAGCCACAGAGCTAGGCATTGCCAATAAAGAACTTAATCAATCTCAAAAACTCTTACAGCTTAGCTTAAAGGAAGCATCGGAGTATAAAGATGCCTTAGACGAAACCACCATAATAGCCATTACAGACCAAAAGGGGATTATAAAAAAAGTAAATAGTAATTTTTGTAAAATCTCTAAATACACAGAAGAAGAGTTAATTGGACAAGACCACAAGATTCTTAATTCAGGCTATCACTCCAAAGCCTTTATACATGATTTATGGAAAACTATTGCCAAGGGAAAAACATGGAAAGGTGAATTTAAAAACAAAGCCAAAGACGGCACTTTCTATTGGGTAGACACCACTATAGTTCCCTTTCTCAATAAAGAAAACAAACCTTATCAATATCTGGCCATAAGAGTAGATATCACCCAACGTAAAGCATCGGAAGAAGATTTAAAAAGTGCGAACATAGATCTTGTTTTTCAAAACGAAGAGAAAGAGAAGCGGGCGGCAGAATTGGGTATTGCCAACAAAAAACTTGCCTTTGAAAACGAAGAAAAGGAAAAACGTGCCGCTGAGTTGGGCGTTGCTAACAAAGAACTGGCTTTTGAAAACGAAGAGAAGGGAAAACGAGCTGCAGAGTTAATTGTGGCTAATAAGGAACTGGTTTTTCAAAATGAGGAAAAGGAAAAACGTGCCGCTGAGCTAACCAGTGCCAATAAAGAACTAGAGTCATTCACATATATCTCAAGCCACGACTTGCAGGAGCCATTAAGAAAAATACAAATTTTCGCTTCACGCCTTCTTTCTGACGAATCTCAGAATTTGTCTGATAAAGGCAAACGGCATGTTACAGGAATGCACGACGCCGCCAACCGTATGCAAGTCCTGATTACTGATTTACTTGCCTACTCGCGTACAACTACTTTAGAAAGGAAATTTGAGTCTACCGACCTTAACACTATAATAGCATCTGTACTAAGTGACTTCTCTGAAACCATTGCCGAAAAAAATGCAATTGTACATGTTGGTCATATGTGCCATGCTCTTATTATTCCTTTTCAGTTTCGTCAACTCATGCATAACGTCATTGGCAACGCACTTAAATTTTCTCAAGCCGATTTGCCACCGCTTATAAGCATAGAAAGTAGCATCTTAAAAGGCAACAAGGTGGAAAATCAAAACCTTTTACCCGATAAAGACTATTGCCACATTACTATTACCGACAATGGCATTGGCTTTGAGCCGCGTTACAAAGACCACATCTTTGAACTATTTAAACGCCTTCACGATAAAGAAAAGATATCTGGCACGGGAATAGGACTGACCATCGTAAAAAAAATAGTTGAGAATCATCATGGTATAATTACAGCTACAAGCGAACTAAACAAAGGAGCAACTTTTGATATTTATATTCCCGCGAGTTGA
- a CDS encoding capsule assembly Wzi family protein yields the protein MRPTAKLLVYLMLACAFSAHAQVDSAKFVNKFNYGFELGGYFSVNDKIPFWQKSNKFGSVPQNGNSLYFRQVLMSKKDTTKRFFSADYCIDLVTIVGEKPLIILPEAFVGLNFGDLRLSGGRMKSIHGLVDTTLSSGSVTWSGNSLPLPEVRLSIPEYKRLFADWLSFKGHYSHGWFGEQTFVKGSFLHQKSLYARIGSPLSKIHFYGGVLHSVQWGGTPKYDAEGFGKLTDGKFPADWYTYGQVVIPYEAVVDTTLGYGGFETENRFGNHVSQIDLGMDFSVKNGKIMLYKNNIIETGRTLGSFSNLDDGLYGFSFHNYKEKAVFKKVVFEYLFSMNQGSYNALIARLLNKPLKDYGNNGFYFNHQQYLDGWSYETETIGSPFFVPDDELKLESSKGNFTFSNSNRLKVFYLATQMQLNSIGIVAKGSYSQNFGSIWFPVEPLNQLNTSFEFKVPLKAKNSFIKVDIGIDHGELIKDNYGINFAYQRFW from the coding sequence ATGCGGCCAACCGCCAAACTGCTTGTCTATTTAATGCTTGCTTGTGCCTTTTCGGCTCATGCTCAGGTAGATAGTGCTAAGTTTGTCAATAAGTTTAACTACGGTTTTGAGTTGGGAGGTTACTTCAGTGTCAATGATAAAATCCCATTTTGGCAAAAAAGTAATAAGTTTGGCTCCGTGCCACAAAATGGTAATTCCCTTTATTTTCGTCAGGTATTGATGTCAAAAAAAGATACCACCAAGCGTTTTTTCTCCGCCGACTATTGTATTGATTTAGTAACTATTGTTGGCGAAAAGCCATTGATAATCTTGCCTGAAGCTTTTGTAGGTTTAAATTTTGGTGATTTAAGGCTTTCTGGAGGGCGTATGAAAAGTATTCACGGTTTGGTAGATACTACATTGAGCAGTGGCTCTGTCACTTGGTCAGGTAATTCATTGCCTTTGCCAGAAGTTCGCCTTTCTATTCCAGAATATAAAAGGCTCTTTGCCGACTGGCTCTCCTTTAAAGGACACTATTCGCACGGTTGGTTTGGCGAGCAAACTTTTGTCAAAGGTTCCTTTTTACATCAGAAGTCGCTTTATGCAAGAATAGGCTCCCCATTATCTAAAATTCACTTTTACGGAGGTGTACTTCATAGCGTACAGTGGGGCGGCACACCCAAATATGATGCGGAAGGCTTTGGTAAACTAACAGATGGCAAGTTTCCTGCCGATTGGTACACTTACGGACAAGTGGTTATTCCTTATGAAGCCGTGGTGGATACTACTTTAGGCTACGGAGGTTTTGAAACGGAAAACAGGTTTGGAAATCATGTAAGTCAAATAGACTTGGGTATGGATTTTTCTGTTAAAAATGGAAAAATAATGCTGTATAAAAATAACATCATAGAAACAGGGCGAACCCTTGGTAGCTTTTCAAATTTAGATGACGGGCTTTATGGCTTTAGTTTCCATAATTATAAAGAAAAGGCTGTTTTTAAGAAGGTGGTTTTTGAGTATTTGTTTTCAATGAACCAGGGAAGTTATAATGCTTTGATAGCTCGTTTACTAAATAAGCCGCTCAAAGACTATGGAAATAACGGTTTCTATTTTAATCATCAGCAGTATTTAGATGGCTGGTCTTATGAAACAGAAACCATTGGTTCTCCGTTTTTTGTGCCTGACGATGAATTGAAACTGGAGAGCTCTAAAGGGAATTTCACTTTCAGTAATTCTAACAGATTAAAGGTGTTTTATTTAGCTACGCAAATGCAGCTTAACTCCATAGGAATAGTGGCCAAAGGCTCTTATAGCCAAAACTTTGGTTCCATTTGGTTTCCGGTAGAACCTCTTAACCAGCTCAATACTAGTTTTGAGTTTAAGGTGCCGCTGAAAGCAAAAAACTCATTTATCAAAGTCGATATTGGGATTGACCATGGTGAACTTATAAAAGACAACTACGGTATTAACTTTGCCTATCAAAGGTTCTGGTAG
- a CDS encoding MepB family protein, protein MTEIKTAVYDKCGLEVSCFKAESESKEYDACRFLLNGKNVLCRNAKITPKKVGQFVTFWKRNGKGPIEPFNESDEIDFYVVNVKTENAFGQFVFPKSILIQKGIISTEKKEGKRAFRVYPIWNTANNKQAERTQKWQLDYFFEINDAIDFDRVSGLYQNQ, encoded by the coding sequence TTGACCGAAATAAAGACAGCAGTTTATGATAAATGTGGACTGGAAGTGTCATGCTTTAAAGCAGAGTCAGAAAGCAAAGAATATGATGCTTGTCGATTTTTGTTGAACGGTAAAAACGTACTATGCCGAAACGCTAAGATTACACCAAAGAAGGTAGGTCAATTTGTGACATTTTGGAAAAGAAATGGCAAGGGACCAATAGAACCTTTTAATGAATCAGATGAAATCGATTTTTATGTGGTCAATGTTAAGACAGAGAATGCTTTTGGACAGTTTGTTTTTCCAAAATCTATTTTGATTCAAAAAGGAATAATTTCAACAGAAAAGAAAGAAGGGAAAAGAGCATTTAGAGTTTATCCCATCTGGAATACTGCAAATAATAAGCAAGCAGAACGTACTCAAAAGTGGCAGTTAGATTATTTCTTTGAAATTAATGATGCTATTGATTTTGATAGGGTCTCGGGATTGTATCAAAATCAATAA
- a CDS encoding REP-associated tyrosine transposase produces MAEGYQIRNQAAAHFLTLTVVDWVDIFTRKIYKDIVIESLEYCQKFKGLEMYGFVIMSNHLHMIIQSEDKDLSKLLKDFKSFVAKRILETIQIGPESRSEWMLKRFEFAARSNSRNSNYQFWRYGNHPQEIITERFLWSKLNYIHMNPVRAGIVRMASDYIYSSASNYVNGSGLIKFEMPSNPIINTLSSERFNNEINEW; encoded by the coding sequence ATGGCTGAAGGCTACCAAATAAGAAACCAGGCAGCAGCACATTTCTTAACGCTTACTGTCGTTGATTGGGTCGATATATTCACTAGAAAGATATACAAAGACATTGTGATTGAAAGTCTAGAATATTGCCAAAAATTCAAAGGCCTAGAAATGTATGGCTTTGTTATAATGAGTAATCATTTACATATGATTATTCAATCTGAGGACAAAGATTTATCTAAACTATTGAAAGATTTTAAGAGTTTTGTGGCAAAAAGAATATTGGAAACCATCCAAATTGGCCCAGAAAGCAGGTCGGAATGGATGCTTAAGAGATTTGAATTTGCTGCAAGAAGTAATAGTCGAAATTCAAATTATCAATTTTGGAGATATGGAAATCATCCTCAGGAAATTATTACAGAAAGGTTTTTGTGGAGCAAACTGAATTACATTCACATGAATCCGGTCAGAGCTGGAATAGTCAGAATGGCTTCAGATTACATCTATTCAAGTGCATCAAATTATGTAAATGGAAGTGGGCTTATTAAATTTGAAATGCCTTCTAATCCAATAATTAACACTTTGTCTTCGGAACGATTTAATAATGAAATAAATGAATGGTAA
- a CDS encoding hemerythrin, translating to MIKRLDISTYEAINENFNNFYNSNLELDKPSRKLTEVASQLDMNDLSGTVEKFKGFSTEEIIDYLVFNHHYYLTKKLPELQQSILHVFGHEDVSNLLKTLAMFFGKYQKSLISHIKMEENVFFPMAKDLASSSKEQMSKTKKWTSFIEFLGNHDPIEDELKKVNLIIKEAVKDIKVPFAYSVFMNQIDLFELDLKRHAIIEDEVLLPRVEAML from the coding sequence ATGATAAAAAGATTGGACATTAGTACTTACGAGGCTATAAACGAAAACTTTAATAACTTTTATAATTCAAACTTGGAGCTTGATAAGCCTAGTAGAAAACTTACAGAAGTTGCCTCTCAGCTCGATATGAATGACCTTTCTGGTACGGTTGAGAAATTCAAAGGATTTTCGACAGAAGAAATCATCGATTACCTTGTTTTTAACCACCACTACTATTTGACTAAAAAGTTGCCGGAACTACAGCAATCTATCCTGCATGTTTTTGGTCATGAAGATGTTTCAAATCTTTTGAAGACTTTGGCCATGTTTTTTGGTAAGTATCAAAAGAGCCTGATAAGTCATATCAAAATGGAAGAGAATGTTTTCTTTCCAATGGCAAAAGATTTAGCGAGTTCGTCCAAAGAACAAATGTCAAAAACCAAAAAATGGACATCGTTCATAGAGTTTTTGGGAAATCACGATCCTATTGAAGATGAACTGAAAAAGGTGAATTTGATTATAAAAGAGGCTGTTAAAGACATCAAAGTGCCTTTTGCTTATAGCGTGTTTATGAACCAAATTGACTTGTTTGAGTTAGATTTAAAACGACACGCCATTATTGAAGACGAGGTTTTATTACCTAGGGTAGAGGCCATGTTGTAA
- a CDS encoding glycerophosphodiester phosphodiesterase: MNSDKFVFLKKCLFVLPFLLSNVLCVAQSESLASKGICAHRGANKTHPENTLTAFKEAIRLGAQMIEFDVQLTKDHKLIIMHDETVDRTTNGSGKVSQLTFEDIRKLDAGTWKSEEFAGEKVPTLQEALQMMPENIWLNIHLKGTKKVGIETSKVIIAENRMNQAVIACGKEAARGVRSVDSGLKICNMNRLNSRAAYIENTIKEAYPFLQIKSSRDDGQMLSDIKRLKDNGVMINYFHSEKVTELKTLFDAGVDFILTDNLEEMIQAFSKLDVH; this comes from the coding sequence GTGAATTCTGATAAATTCGTTTTCTTAAAGAAGTGTTTATTCGTGCTGCCATTTCTTCTTAGTAATGTGCTGTGTGTAGCACAATCTGAAAGTTTAGCTTCAAAAGGAATCTGTGCACATCGTGGTGCAAATAAAACGCATCCAGAAAATACCTTGACTGCCTTTAAAGAGGCCATTCGATTAGGTGCACAGATGATTGAGTTCGATGTACAGCTTACAAAAGACCACAAGCTGATTATAATGCATGATGAGACGGTAGACAGAACAACAAATGGCTCTGGGAAAGTCTCTCAATTGACTTTTGAAGACATAAGAAAACTAGATGCGGGTACTTGGAAATCTGAGGAATTTGCCGGTGAAAAAGTACCAACGCTCCAAGAAGCTCTTCAGATGATGCCTGAAAATATTTGGTTAAATATTCATCTTAAGGGCACTAAAAAAGTGGGTATAGAAACTTCTAAAGTGATTATTGCTGAAAATAGAATGAATCAAGCCGTAATTGCTTGTGGAAAAGAGGCCGCACGCGGTGTTAGAAGTGTAGATTCTGGTTTGAAAATTTGCAACATGAACAGATTAAATTCACGAGCAGCATATATTGAAAACACGATTAAAGAAGCTTACCCATTTTTGCAAATAAAAAGTAGTAGAGATGATGGTCAAATGTTATCCGATATTAAAAGATTAAAGGATAATGGTGTTATGATTAATTATTTTCATTCAGAAAAAGTAACTGAATTAAAGACGCTTTTTGATGCCGGAGTAGATTTTATATTGACCGATAATCTAGAAGAGATGATTCAGGCTTTTTCAAAACTAGACGTTCACTAA
- a CDS encoding DUF819 family protein, whose protein sequence is MFKETLITNDAIVLGLLICLLYFVFDRNKNGGKPWQSFFKFFPPILLCYFLPGALNSLGIISGEESQIYPVVSRYLLPPCLLLFTLSLDIQMLKKLGIKAILVFLAGTVGVVIGGPIAVLIVKAISPETFSGVNSETWRGLSTVAGSWIGGGANQTALKEVFEPSAVLFSQSVAVDILIAETWLAILLLGVANKAKMNKFFGSNSDLIDEIKDKLEAESKEKTKIPVYEDYMKILAVGFGGTAIAYFCADLITPFISGNYPDLAKFSLTSSFFWVVVIVTLIGIGLSQTKVKEIEHVGATKLATVFLYILIASIGMQMSLVAIADNPMLFLVGFIWIVIHAVFIVVAGKLLKVPYFFVAVGSQANVGGAASASVVAAAFHPSLISVGVILSVLGYALGTYAGYLTTQLIRLASGQ, encoded by the coding sequence ATGTTCAAAGAAACCCTTATCACAAACGACGCGATAGTTTTAGGACTATTGATTTGCCTACTTTACTTTGTTTTTGACCGAAACAAAAACGGCGGTAAACCTTGGCAATCCTTCTTTAAATTCTTTCCGCCTATTCTCCTTTGTTATTTTTTGCCAGGGGCATTAAACTCTTTAGGAATTATTTCGGGCGAAGAATCTCAGATTTATCCTGTGGTGAGTAGGTATCTTTTGCCACCATGTTTGTTGCTTTTTACTTTGAGTTTAGATATCCAAATGCTTAAGAAATTGGGCATCAAAGCTATTTTGGTCTTTTTGGCAGGAACGGTAGGTGTGGTAATAGGAGGCCCTATAGCGGTTTTGATAGTAAAAGCCATAAGCCCTGAGACTTTCTCAGGCGTTAATTCAGAAACGTGGAGAGGCCTGTCAACAGTGGCAGGAAGCTGGATAGGTGGTGGAGCAAATCAAACCGCCCTTAAAGAGGTCTTTGAGCCTAGTGCTGTTTTGTTTTCTCAGTCGGTAGCAGTGGATATTTTAATTGCAGAAACATGGTTGGCTATATTACTTTTGGGCGTAGCCAATAAAGCGAAGATGAATAAATTCTTTGGTTCAAATTCTGATTTGATTGATGAAATCAAGGATAAACTGGAAGCAGAGTCAAAAGAGAAAACCAAAATTCCTGTTTACGAAGATTACATGAAAATATTGGCAGTAGGCTTTGGAGGGACTGCAATAGCCTACTTCTGTGCCGATTTAATTACGCCATTTATCAGTGGGAACTATCCAGATTTGGCAAAGTTTAGTCTTACCTCTAGTTTCTTCTGGGTGGTGGTAATAGTTACGTTAATTGGTATAGGTCTTTCGCAAACCAAAGTTAAGGAGATAGAGCATGTGGGAGCCACTAAACTAGCCACGGTATTTTTATACATTCTTATTGCTTCCATAGGTATGCAAATGAGTTTGGTAGCCATTGCCGATAACCCAATGTTGTTTTTAGTTGGATTTATTTGGATAGTGATTCATGCCGTTTTTATTGTAGTGGCAGGGAAGCTTTTGAAGGTTCCTTATTTCTTTGTGGCCGTAGGTTCACAGGCTAATGTTGGTGGAGCGGCTTCCGCATCGGTGGTGGCAGCAGCTTTTCATCCATCGCTTATTTCGGTAGGTGTTATTCTCTCTGTTTTGGGCTATGCTTTAGGAACTTATGCCGGATATCTTACCACTCAATTAATTCGCTTAGCCTCAGGTCAATAG
- a CDS encoding response regulator codes for MKNIFLADDDADDQEFFIDALEEVTIPTELTISNNGLELMSNLDVLIKHPPPHVIFLDLNMPLKDGFQCLDEIRSTPKLQGIPVVIFSTSDNHISVDKTYEGGANYYIRKPTSFPLLVKAIEKVLTLEMYQVPQPAKENYYLSIV; via the coding sequence ATGAAAAATATCTTTCTTGCTGATGATGATGCTGATGACCAAGAATTTTTCATAGACGCACTGGAAGAAGTGACTATTCCTACCGAACTAACAATTTCGAATAACGGACTGGAATTAATGAGCAACCTTGACGTTTTAATTAAACATCCGCCGCCTCATGTTATTTTCCTTGACCTGAACATGCCCTTAAAAGATGGTTTTCAATGTTTGGATGAAATTAGAAGTACTCCCAAATTACAGGGCATACCAGTGGTTATATTTTCAACTTCAGATAACCACATTTCGGTAGATAAAACATACGAAGGAGGAGCTAATTATTATATCCGAAAGCCCACTTCATTTCCGCTTTTAGTAAAGGCTATTGAGAAAGTATTGACACTTGAAATGTATCAAGTTCCGCAACCAGCCAAAGAAAATTACTATTTATCAATAGTCTGA
- a CDS encoding glycoside hydrolase family 43 protein, with translation MKLNTLVYLFLVAVLFGCESENKTKEFSGNPIVEGWYADPEGVIFGDEYWIYPTFSAKYEDQLFLDAFSSKDLVNWTKHEKIIDTTVIKWARQAVWAPSIIEKENKYYLFFSANDVQRPSRGASFDPNNDINHFGGIGIAVADSPKGPFKDYIGKPLISDFYNDAQPIDQFVYKDDDGTYYLFYGGWKHCNVGKLNADFTGFIPWEDGSLFKEITPEGYVEGPFMFKRNEKYYFMWSEGSWGNDTYHVSYAMADKVTGPYNKIGTILESDTTIATGAGHHSVMHPENTEKYYMVYHRRPIPNEGRNHRVTCIDEMYFNEDGTIKPVKITNEGVEAHLLP, from the coding sequence ATGAAATTGAATACGCTAGTTTATCTATTCTTGGTGGCAGTTTTGTTTGGCTGCGAGAGTGAAAACAAAACCAAAGAATTTTCTGGAAATCCTATTGTCGAAGGCTGGTACGCCGACCCTGAGGGCGTTATTTTTGGTGATGAATATTGGATATACCCTACTTTCTCTGCCAAATATGAAGACCAACTATTCCTTGATGCTTTCTCTTCTAAAGATTTAGTAAACTGGACAAAACACGAAAAAATCATTGATACCACTGTGATAAAATGGGCGAGACAAGCAGTTTGGGCTCCTTCTATCATAGAAAAAGAAAATAAGTATTATCTATTCTTCTCTGCCAACGATGTACAAAGGCCCAGCAGAGGAGCGTCTTTTGACCCAAATAACGACATCAATCATTTTGGAGGCATTGGCATAGCCGTGGCAGACTCTCCCAAAGGCCCTTTTAAAGACTATATCGGCAAGCCCTTAATTTCCGATTTCTATAATGATGCTCAGCCTATTGACCAGTTTGTCTATAAAGATGATGACGGCACTTATTACCTTTTTTATGGTGGATGGAAACATTGCAATGTGGGTAAACTAAATGCTGATTTCACAGGATTTATCCCATGGGAAGATGGTTCTCTTTTTAAAGAAATCACGCCAGAAGGCTATGTAGAAGGCCCATTTATGTTTAAAAGAAACGAAAAATATTACTTCATGTGGTCTGAAGGCAGCTGGGGAAATGACACCTATCACGTTTCTTACGCCATGGCAGATAAAGTGACTGGCCCCTACAATAAAATCGGGACTATTTTAGAATCTGACACCACCATAGCCACCGGAGCAGGGCATCACTCTGTTATGCATCCTGAAAACACGGAGAAATACTACATGGTTTACCATAGAAGACCCATCCCGAATGAAGGACGAAACCACCGTGTTACCTGTATTGACGAGATGTATTTTAATGAAGATGGCACTATAAAACCTGTCAAAATAACTAATGAGGGGGTTGAGGCTCATTTGCTACCTTGA